A segment of the Zingiber officinale cultivar Zhangliang chromosome 8B, Zo_v1.1, whole genome shotgun sequence genome:
AGAACCATTCATTGGAAAGAGACTTTGCCTTCGGTTTAGAAAGTGGCATGAATTATGTGAAAAAAGAACAGGAAGGAGTGAAGGATATAGAATTTCTGAGTGGGTTTGGCATGGATGGGTTTGTAAAACCAGAAAGAGATGGGCCGTTGGAACATAGTCGATCTAGCCCTTCTGAACATTCTTACACAGATGAGGAGGCTTTGGTTGACAAGAGGGTTGAACCGGAGGATAGTGTAAGCCTTTTGGAGAAGAAAATTGAACTTGAAATGACAAAAAAGAAAGGACGAAAAAAGCCACCTAAGCCACCTCGTCCTCCCAACTCTCTGCCTCTGGATGCTACTGACCAGAAGCTAATGAAGGAGATTGCTCATATCGCAAGGTTGAAGAGAGAAAGGATTGCAAGGATGAAAATCAAGATGAAGAATAAGTCAACACATTCTAATAGCAGCCTTTGGGCCTTGCTCGTCACTATTCTTTTAGTCCTTGTTATCAGCTGGAAAGGTTTGATTCATTCTTCATTGCTACTTTAAAATTCGTTGATTAAGAGCTGGTATTTGTAATTTTCCATAGCGATACCGTGAGAAACTGATGGCCTGCTTTTAATCTGTATCTGAGTCCTAATTTTCATTACTAATTTCCATGCTTCTAGATAACTTCGATATATCTGCcactaaaaaaataataacttacctTTCATTTTGTATGCTACTTATACACAACTGAATTAAAACTATATCCAATTACTTGACATTCTGCAATGAAGGTGTGTCGGGCCCAACTCTTTTGGGGTCCACTGTAGCGAACCTTTTGCCTTCTAGTCAATTTCTTCACACAGCTGCTTGCAGTATACTCATTATCTTTATGTTTCATCTTGGTGTTTATATGTGTTG
Coding sequences within it:
- the LOC122014730 gene encoding uncharacterized protein LOC122014730 isoform X3; the encoded protein is MNYVKKEQEGVKDIEFLSGFGMDGFVKPERDGPLEHSRSSPSEHSYTDEEALVDKRVEPEDSVSLLEKKIELEMTKKKGRKKPPKPPRPPNSLPLDATDQKLMKEIAHIARLKRERIARMKIKMKNKSTHSNSSLWALLVTILLVLVISWKGLATSFTSAIAVVDFFWQ
- the LOC122014730 gene encoding uncharacterized protein LOC122014730 isoform X2, whose protein sequence is MNYVKKEQEGVKDIEFLSGFGMDGFVKPERDGPLEHSRSSPSEHSYTDEEALVDKRVEPEDSVSLLEKKIELEMTKKKGRKKPPKPPRPPNSLPLDATDQKLMKEIAHIARLKRERIARMKIKMKNKSTHSNSSLWALLVTILLVLVISWKGVYCRGSYILSLHDTPESSGQRTGGFVSIQFYKNVSTNPYFSSSASLKDNIEQH
- the LOC122014730 gene encoding uncharacterized protein LOC122014730 isoform X1; translated protein: MNYVKKEQEGVKDIEFLSGFGMDGFVKPERDGPLEHSRSSPSEHSYTDEEALVDKRVEPEDSVSLLEKKIELEMTKKKGRKKPPKPPRPPNSLPLDATDQKLMKEIAHIARLKRERIARMKIKMKNKSTHSNSSLWALLVTILLVLVISWKGVYCRGSYILSLHDTPESSGQRTGGFVSIQFYKNVSTNPYFSSSASLSTLPILSVSQTMSNCTKLTNWHIFISHVTGSLYISQPGDLHAVSGCRR
- the LOC122014730 gene encoding uncharacterized protein LOC122014730 isoform X4, whose product is MNYVKKEQEGVKDIEFLSGFGMDGFVKPERDGPLEHSRSSPSEHSYTDEEALVDKRVEPEDSVSLLEKKIELEMTKKKGRKKPPKPPRPPNSLPLDATDQKLMKEIAHIARLKRERIARMKIKMKNKSTHSNSSLWALLVTILLVLVISWKDLFRLALSHIVFL